The following are from one region of the Littorina saxatilis isolate snail1 linkage group LG2, US_GU_Lsax_2.0, whole genome shotgun sequence genome:
- the LOC138952820 gene encoding uncharacterized protein — MKTAGGDGRVDLGSSSVERDLGVHIDNELKFSKHVETQANKANKILGLVRRPYEYLDQESMRMLFIALVRPHLEFAKCAWSPRLEKDKKLIGGVLRRATKCVPGLKDLEYEERLKVMKIPSMCYRRVRGDMIEVYKFMHGVYNCKNPLELNQQSGTRGHCYKLKKNACKTSLRQHFFTEL; from the coding sequence ATGAAAACGGCTGGAGGTGATGGGAGAGTGGACCTGGGTAGTTCAAGTGTGGAAAGAGATCTTGGTGTGCATATAGACAATGAACTCAAATTCTCCAAGCATGTAGAGACCCAAGCAAATAAAGCAAATAAGATTCTAGGACTTGTGAGAAGGCCGTACGAGTACCTTGACCAAGAATCAATGAGAATGTTGTTCATAGCTCTGGTGAGGCCTCATCTGGAATTCGCAAAATGTGCCTGGAGTCCACGCTTGGAAAAGGACAAAAAGCTTATTGGGGGTGTGCTACGTAGAGCAACAAAGTGTGTACCGGGTTTGAAGGACCTAGAGTATGAGGAGCGTCTCAAAGTCATGAAGATACCTAGTATGTGTTACAGAAGAGTAAGAGGTGATATGATAGAAGTGTACAAGTTCATGCACGGTGTGTATAACTGCAAGAATCCTCTCGAACTCAATCAGCAATCTGGTACTAGAGGACACTGTTACAAATTAAAGAAAAACGCATGTAAAACCAGCTTGAGACAGCACTTCTTCACAGAGTTGTAG
- the LOC138958876 gene encoding uncharacterized protein, which yields MVYKYQRRGKRAGAKLKAKQAEKNGAAGTSADGENLTGKAVKTDEATSSELDTTQDLDDSNMEEDAREGQKEDGKENGGKKEDAGSDKRIVPLMDVDVPRITINEIPLFSLEKMRGQWKWSIRVFPVSPEDLMSGGLMAMPKVQDSHYFLPGRAHLNKGQLELCAQNTNDAIVTMLRILRTPFYQRIITIELTRRQGRRHAWVKRDHSINEAGDAKPAQTSEDKPVESSEPKAEESKSAEGEEGGEVKADAEKDAVKEGEEKDAQKEEEKDAQKEGEKDAQKEGEKDAQKEGEKDAQKEGEKDAQKEGEQMEEDEEEEEMEGEEGSVSPAKPAAKGDSNGEPVLMQDREKATFMVNLGRVQRIKFTKKVKGDVSRRCVYVGTLPRSTSEEMLKCIFPMANGIFMRSAEDKRMRHVFLETCNHYNALGFLSSYPAIKVNDEMLQLSVKDSDLQVLRKEEQKKAEAQKKEAAVKKEAGEKKEAVEEKKEGAEKDEITAKEEAEEKKEDDKGDAESKPEEGKEEKMEEGAEEKEPSEKEETEKKEKEKQARVLTKEEKQRRTENNRNKKKRKRSLMDEIQREWTIKRPRGDNSLMGPPPARQGHMLSGPPRNRGRGGLLPGPFNRGPGPRGPGLGMPAPVFQIQDKIAGLMQLQNQLEMTIHNQMNFIEHTDVARQQAELRMRILGSQGTGLEGGGAGVGLMGRGGGMGARSPGRFSDNRGRSPGRGGNKAGGDRRNSFRGDAKGKAFVRRDSQPGGDANAKKGGGKGGSFRGRKNSGGGGGTGAFGGGGNSNKQFASGRGRFSGGSDFGGSGGGGGGNKNGGRFGSNSGGRFKNNSGSRFSDFNRDGDTGLGGGGMSSSFGGGGGGANYGGSGSNFRSNSFSSGGGLSNTWGSGAGSGLGGSSLGGAGGSFSPGNYTAATATGNYSSPSSTSLASNNYGNLASGTGGYSAGNLSSGTGYGSSIFNMSGGGGGYGGSGGLTGPGSFSGSGTGYTGENTYGATDYGTSGQSWNSSYSDNQTMGSSVNTYSNLQGAYSSGNYNRY from the exons ATGGTTTATAAATACCAGCGTCGTGGAAAACGGGCAGGAGCCAAGCTGAAAGCAAAGCAAGCAGAGAAAAATGGCGCAGCAGGAACATCCGCTGATGGAGAAAATCTGACAGGGAAGGCCGTCAAAACAGACGAAGCAACATCGTCTGAGTTAGACACAACACAGGATCTGGATGATAGCAACATGGAAGAGGATGCCAGGGAGGGCCAGAAAGAGGATGGCAAGGAGAATGGAGGCAAGAAGGAGGATGCGGGGTCAGACAAAAGAATTGTGCCCCTCATGGATGTGGATGTCCCTCGAATCACCATCAATGAGATACCACTGTTCAGCTTGGAGAAGATGCGAG GTCAGTGGAAATGGTCAATCCGTGTTTTCCCGGTCTCCCCCGAAGATCTCATGAGTGGTGGACTGATGGCCATGCCCAAGGTCCAGGACTCGCACTACTTCTTGCCTGGCCGTGCTCACCTCAACAAAGG GCAACTTGAGTTGTGTGCCCAGAACACCAACGATGCAATTGTGACCATGCTGCGCATTCTGCGCACCCCGTTCTACCAACGCATTATCACCATAGAGCTGACCCGACGACAAGGACGCAGGCATGCATGGGTCAAGAGAGATCACTCGATCAACGAAGCTGGCGACGCAAAACCAGCGCAGACTTCGGAAGACAAACCTGTAGAATCTTCAGAGCCCAAAGCTGAGGAGTCCAAGTCAGCAGAAGGGGAGGAAGGTGGAGAAGTGAAAGCAGATGCAGAGAAGGATGCAGTGAAGGAAGGAGAAGAGAAGGATGCACagaaggaagaagagaaagaTGCACAGAAGGAAGGAGAGAAAGATGCACAGAAGGAAGGAGAGAAAGATGCACAGAAGGAAGGAGAGAAAGATGCACAGAAGGAAGGAGAGAAAGATGCACAGAAGGAAGGAGAGCAGAtggaggaggatgaggaggaagaagagatggagggggaggAAGGGTCAGTTTCTCCGGCTAAACCTGCTGCTAAGGGTGACTCCAATGGTGAACCTGTTCTGATgcaggacagagagaaag CTACATTTATGGTCAACCTTGGCAGAGTACAGAGAATCAAGTTTACCAAAAAAGTGAAGG GGGATGTGAGCAGAAGGTGTGTGTACGTGGGCACTTTGCCCAGAAGTACCTCTGAGGAGATGTTGAAGTGTATTTTCCCCATGGCAAACGGCATTTTCATGAGATCCGCTGAAGATAAAAGGATGCG ACACGTCTTCCTGGAGACATGCAATCACTACAACGCCCTAGGGTTTCTGTCTTCATACCCTGCCATCAAGGTCAATGATGAAATGTTGCAGCTTTCAGTCAAAGACAGTGATCTCCAGG TCTTGAGGAAAGAAGAACAGAAGAAAGCAGAAGCACAAAAGAAGGAAGCAGCCGTAAAGAAGGAAGCAGGAGAGAAGAAGGAAGCAGTGGAGGAGAAAAAGGAAGGGGCCGAGAAGGACGAGATCACTGCTAAAGAAGAAGCAgaggagaagaaagaagatGACAAAGGAGATGCCGAGTCAAAACCAGAAGAAGGGAAAGAGGAGAAGATGGAGGAGGGAGCAGAAGAAAAGGAACCCTCGGAGAAGGAGGAGACGgagaagaaagagaaggagaaacAGGCCCGGGTCCTGACCAAAGAGGAGAAGCAACGTCGGACGGAGAACAACCGCAATAAGAAGAAGCGTAAGCGAAGCCTGATGGATGAGATCCAGCGCGAGTGGACCATCAAACGTCCCCGAGGCGACAACAGCCTGATGGGACCGCCTCCGGCCCGGCAAGGCCACATGTTGAGCGGACCTCCTCGAAATCGCGGGCGTGGCGGCTTGCTGCCCGGCCCCTTCAACAGAGGGCCAGGTCCTCGGGGTCCTGGGCTCGGAATGCCAGCTCCAGTTTTCCAGATCCAAGACAAGATCGCGGGCCTGATGCAGCTGCAGAACCAACTGGAGATGACCATCCACAACCAGATGAACTTCATTGAGCACACGGATGTGGCCAGGCAGCAGGCAGAGTTGAGGATGAGGATTCTGGGAAGCCAGGGGACGGGGCTAGAGGGAGGAGGGGCTGGGGTAGGACTGatgggaagaggaggagggatgGGAGCAAGAAGTCCCGGGAGGTTTTCTGACAACAGAGGCAGGAGCCCGGGTCGCGGCGGCAACAAGGCAGGAGGAGACCGGCGAAACTCATTCAGAGGGGATGCCAAGGGGAAGGCTTTTGTTCGCAGAGACAGCCAACCAGGTGGGGATGCTAACGCCAAGAAGGGGGGCGGAAAGGGAGGCTCTTTCAGAGGGCGCAAGAATTCAGGCGGGGGAGGAGGTACGGGTGCTTTTGGCGGCGGTGGTAACAGTAATAAACAGTTTGCCAGTGGGAGGGGCCGTTTCAGTGGAGGCAGTGACTTTGGGGGCAGCGGAGGGGGTGGAGGTGGCAACAAGAATGGAGGCAGATTCGGCAGTAACTCAGGCGGCAGGTTCAAAAACAACAGCGGAAGCAGGTTTAGCGACTTCAACCGTGATGGAGACACGGGCCTGGGAGGCGGGGGCATGAGCAGTAgctttggaggaggagggggcgggGCTAACTATGGAGGCTCCGGAAGCAACTTCAGGAGTAACAGCTTCAGCAGTGGGGGTGGTCTCAGCAACACATGGGGGTCTGGTGCCGGCAGCGGGCTAGGAGGAAGCAGTTTGGGTGGAGCAGGGGGTAGCTTCAGCCCAGGTAATTACACCGCAGCAACAGCTACCGGAAATTACTCTTCCCCCAGCAGTACCTCCCTCGCTTCAAACAACTACGGAAACCTTGCCTCTGGCACCGGGGGTTACAGCGCTGGCAACCTGTCTAGCGGTACTGGCTACGGTTCCAGCATCTTTAATATGAGTGGTGGTGGCGGCGGCTATGGTGGCAGCGGAGGCCTGACTGGCCCCGGCAGCTTCAGCGGCAGTGGGACCGGCTATACTGGAGAGAACACCTATGGTGCCACTGACTATGGGACCAGCGGTCAATCTTGGAACTCATCTTACAG CGACAATCAAACCATGGGTTCCTCTGTCAACACCTACAGCAACTTGCAGGGTGCATACTCTTCAGGCAACTACAACAGATACTGA